The Lolium rigidum isolate FL_2022 chromosome 2, APGP_CSIRO_Lrig_0.1, whole genome shotgun sequence genomic interval TGAAAGTCTGCTTAGGTGCCAATTTCTATGCATGGTGAGTGGTTACTCATTTTCTTAGGTGAATAGCTTGGATTTGTAGATTGGGTGGGACCgctgaggtggcatagctgcatgtttagagaaataggatagtggggatgaacttcttagttatataggatttgGATGTGtctagacactatctagtaggtagatatatctaaattttgataaagttgacACATTTTTTATGAGATGGAGGAAGTACTCGATAGTAGAAATATGACATGTTTCATACAAAGCTGATAGTTATGAACACGCCCAAAATAACATGTAAAGTTGTAAACATGTATGACCAACTCCTTCTGCACAATATGTCCGATCCAGATACCAACTTAGTCTTATATTCTAATCCCAAGTTTGACAACAAACATCAACAAATGGAATTTTCCAATTTCCGTGCTTAATTCGAGATATTTTTTATCTAATAATGAATCTAATTTGATAGGCACGCTACTTTTTGATGGAGTTTTAATGAGGGAAAAAACCTGAATTGTCGTTTTAATCTCTGAGATAGCTCAATGTGAGACACCGGGACGAATACACGCTCTATATATAGCATCAACATAGGACCTCCCACGCGTGAGGTAGAGAAAACCCTAGAGAGCTGATCTTGTGGGCGTTCCACGCCGCCACTCCTCCCTTGTCAATAGACcatcaccccctcctcctccgctagCTCGACCGATGTGGGAGTGTGGGGAGGCCCTGATCTACTGGCTAGAGTCATGGTTTTCCCCTGCTTCGAGGCTTTTAGTAGGGATCTCGGTTGACACTTCGCTGATGGCGGTGATGGTGCCGAGATGGCGAATAATTCCCCCCGAGCCTCTAGATCTCGACAGTGTCGGCTGCGACGACGTCGATGGCTTATTGGCCTAGATTCCCGTCGGCCTCTCTTATCGTTGAGGTTAGGGTTTGCAATGTTTTTTTGGCACGGAGGCGGAGGATTCCCTTTGTAGTTTTTTCCTCCCTCCTCTCCGCCTTGTTGGTGCGGCCTCCGGTACCAGCATGAGGCGTAGGAATATTTTTGGATATTAAGATATTGAATATTCGGATCTTTCAACAAAGATGACTTCGACGGTATCTTCTCCAAGCATTGCTTATGCAAGGTCGTCACCTTGATGACTTCCCATACACAATCACCAATGGTGGGCTGCCTCTATGAtggaggagcagcagcggcacACTATCGGTTTGTTCATGAGGAAGAATGCATTCACCCATAGGGACCAcgatgtatttttattttatttttcagggTGTGCACTCTTGTTTTAGTCAATAGAGTCCTTTTCACAAATGAATAGCGTCAAGATTAAAAAAGAATTATAGTGAGTTAATGATCCCTAATTAGAAGATTTTTCCTATTATATCACGATATTATATCACTAGCTTCCACAAGAGAATGGTACTAAGTTATTGACATAACGTGGCTGGTAGCAATCTCCCATGATCTTTCAAATAAAAATCTAACATTGAAGAGGATCTTGTAGATTACGTACAATATCTTTTCCCATTACTACTGTGAAGAACCGATATAGAATCAATGATAAAAGCAAATTAAAGGAAAataaatagcactatacacatacATGGTTTAATTCAAAACAAGCGGCTGAGTGTATGGTAGTTTCGAGGCCATGGTTTCGAAATACCCTGTATTCTAGGTTTCGCTCCAGACATTATAAAAGGAGGGCATGTATTGTAAGAAATACGTAAACTAAGAGAGATCAATTTCTATACAGTAGTTTGCATTTTGCAACACCCAACAGGATGGCTGAAGGGATTCGAAAGTGTGGTACTCGCTTCAAGCACTTCCTGGCCTTTATCCCTCCGGTACGTAGAGCACACATGTCTATATGTcccatagttttttttttaaatttattgAAGTCATGGCTAATGGCTTATTTTTCAGCCGAAAGTATATGCGTTTTTGTTTTCACATTTGTAAGATCTGGTCTATTATATCCTCCCACATGGTGTGCTGCGTGGCCTTAAGATATAGATCTAGACTAGATAGTTTTCATCCGTCCTAGATGATTTTCATCATCTTGTCCATAGCCCGGCCGGTCTGCTATCCTGTTATATGAAAATCCAGATGCAATATGATGCATTGGGTTTTCTGTTGGCTCTTCTTGATTGATAGACTAAACACGCGTGACGTGCTTCGTAAATGCCAAGAATATCCTGTAAGCTTCCACTACATGCAACACGAATATCCTTCCAAGTTCATGAGGCGGTGGTGAGCTAGCCCTCGCATGTCGCAATTAGGGGAACACACTTCATTGTATGCTCTAGTAATGTTTTCTTTATATTGTGATGTACTACTAAATATGTCAAACCTACCTATGTCGTATGCCCTACTAAATATGTTGTATCCTTCCAATTTCATGAGGTGGTGGTGAGCTAGCCTCTGGTTGTCACAAGTAGGGGGACACACTTTGTCGTAAGTGCAAGTATCACACCTATTGATGAGATTCGAAGATGATTGATACACTTCGAACTTTACGTTTTACGTACTTGCACTTACTGATGTAATGTCGTGACAAATAAAACCGTTAGATGAGTGGATACAATTTTAATCTTGACTTAGAATGTCACTGCAAATGATACCTCTTGACGAGTAGAGTGCTCAAAATCTCAACTTAATACTTGCATCTTCTATCGAATGTTGCGACAAAAATTACCGTTAGACAAGCAGAAACACTCGGTGGCCTGCCTTAATACTTGCAACTACAAATCGTAACACATGAAAATTGTTACCATTGAATGAGTGGAGACATATGGCAGCATCCCTTGTCACGTCCCCgtaaacaaaaaaaatatttatggTTGTGCATTCTTTTAAATATTTGATAAAGATTTTGATATCATATACATTAATGAGACAAGAAAATAACCGTTTCCACTCATATATCAAAATATACACTAGTGATATTAATATTTTAATAAATAGTATATATGAAAATTAAAGTCActttctacatatttattttgcaatattttaagtATTAATGATGTAGATTATAGTTTTTCTTCCCCTGTCAGTAGTTCTGATTCTTCCATTTGGTGGATCTATCTTGTTTTCATTTTCTGCTTCAGTCCTGGTATATATAACTTCTCCCAATCTTAAAGGAAATGACATGCAAGTATTTTGCGTAtgataaaaaaacaaaataaatacaAATGATACATAGAAAAGTGACATTATTTTTCTAACCTACATATTCTTGAGTGGATTCGGTCCATCAAAATAACAATGTAACCTGTCATcattttgaaattcatttttatgtaCTTACACTTGCTGATGGAATATCACCACATCGTTCCCTTAGATGCATGAAAACACTTGAATCTACAGACATGGAATGTCATGGCAAACATTACCTCTAGATGAGTAGAACGCTCTAAATCTCGACTTAATAGTTGCATCTTCTATCGAATGTCGCGACAAAAGTTACCGTTAGACGAGTTTAAACACTTGATGTCCTGCCTTACTACTTGCAACTACAGATTGAAAGTCATGAAAAATGTGCACGTGGCAACATCCCTTTTTCACGTTCTAGTGAGCTGGAAAAACATTTATGATTTCGCAATCTTTTGAATATTTTAAAAGAGACCTATATATCATACATCATATATACATTAATGAGGTGtgaaaataaatgaaaatgataTGCGAAAGAGGAGTGTGGCATCATTCTCCATGAATAACTTTAAGCAAAACAAAAAGATGTAAGCACAATATCTCCACGAATGACTCAGTAGATACGGTACATCAAACCCAAAAAAATGCAAGCACAATATCTCCACGAATTAGCAGGGTAACACAACACACTTCATGCCCTGACGCAATGTTGCAAACCGGGCAGACCCTGCTGACAAAAAGTAGACCCATTCGTACAGTATGTTTAGGTTTGGCAATGATATTTATAAATTATTTAGTATGTACATTGCTTTTGGATACTGTCTATTGGACGCACTTAATTGTCTATTGGAAACACTTAattatatatatacatgtattGCTATTTGATGTTTATATTAAGAGGCCCCAACTGTGTATGCATATGCAGGTTGCCCATGGAGCGACCATTCTCGTGGTAGCTCTGGCCTACATTTCCGTCTCTAGGCATGTAAAAGAAGAAACTAGTGCTGCTGTGTCGAGCAACATGTACGCGTCGCTGGACCACGTCGTCGGCGGCATGCAGGCTATCCTAGCAGCCAACCATTCCGCCTTTGTAGTTGCAGACTACCTAGCGGCTACGAGCAACATGAATCGCTTATCTCGCGTAAGTGCCTTGATTTTGTTATGCTTTTTTTTGGCAATGCATGCATGACTAATATTGATGCACTTTCCTTTCTAAACACAATCTTATAAAACTTCAAAAAATATAATCAATCTGGTATATGTTTGATATACAGTGATATAAATTTGAGCATTAATTAATATATTTTTGTAATATTGATTAATTATATGTGTACGCAAATCATATGTTTTCTTAGTTGTAAAAATATTTTGCAATGCATGCACGACTAATTAGTAATTATTATGCACTTTCCTTTCCAAACACAATCTTTAGATGGAAACGTAATATGTACTAATCATTGTACTGTACAATGTAATATACTATGATAAATTTAGGCATTTATGCAGATATTTTGAAATATTGAGTAATTATTATCCATAAATATTTTGTTAGATGGAAAAAGATGACCTcttcatacaatgttaatttgaTAATTATGAACACGTCCAAAAAGAAGATGTAAACATGTACGAAGAGCTAAATTAGTTTAATTCTActatgagagtggattttgtacacccatcgCATGGGTTGACATGTTAGGTGGCAAAGAAAAAAATACTCATGTATATTCCTGCATATATGTTGTACGAAGAGTTAATTATCTACtctcatggattactcatgtataTTCCGGTATATGTTGACATGTTAGGTGGCAAAGAAAAAATACTGTAATAAatttgggtatttaagaagatatTTTGAAATATTGAGTAAATATTATGTGTGTATGCAAAAAAATATTTTCTTAGTTGGAAAAATATGGCCTGTTCGTACCATGTTAATTTGATAATTATGAACACTCCCAAAAGAAGATGTACACACCTATGTAGGGCTATTACTCATGTATAATCCGGTACGTGTTGACATGTCAGGTGGAACAAAACTTGTTCATGGTGTTCGCAATGCAGCCACACGTGGCCGAGATGTCATACGCCGGCACCGACGGCTCCGCCTTCACCTACTACCGCGGAAAGGACAGCCGGTCCAAAAAGATGTTCGTCAGCCGCCGCGGCAAGTGGTACAAGCAGGCCGTTGATCCGGTGACCGGCAGCCATGTCGGACCCGTCGCGGCAGTGGTGCCGCCGAAGCACATGCGGAACGCCGCACAGGCTCTAGCGGACACCAAGAGCGGCTCACTGGTGGCCCTCGGGGCCGGGTTGGCCCGCCCAAGCGTTCAGATGGTGGTTTTCTCCGCACCAGTCGGCGACGCCGGCGTGGTCTTAGCCTCCGTCCCTATTAAGGACGTTCTACCGATCACCGATCGGGCCGCTGTAGGCTTTGGCACTGTGGAGGCATACTACTCGATCATCGACACTAAGCACAACACGTCTACAGGTTATAAAGCTTTGGTCGTTGGTTCTgacgcgaagaagaagaagatggaggaTCAGTTCTTAGATATCAAATGCACCACATCCGCCATTGATGCTCCCAAGCTAGAGCTCAACGACGTCCGGATCGGGTCTCACCAAACGGAGTACACAGTCGCGTGCACGAGCTTCGAGCTCTCGAGGGGAGTACACCTGGTACGTGTGCATGCATCATCCATTTTTTTATTAGAGAAGCATGCAGCATCCCAACGTACTTTTTTTAATAAGAAATACACACATACTCCATATATAACATATCTAATAGGGGTGGATCTAGCATGGTAGAAGGGTGGAGGCCCATACCATACTATGGCCCGGGCACGTGTAACCGACCGGTACCGCATCGCATCACATCTTTTTGCGATGTAGAATTGGGATATACAGTTATACATTTAGTGGTTGTTTGGGTAACGTGGATTATGGCTCAGTTTATAGAAAATGATATTTTATAAGATTTTTAGGAAAACCGGTTTTACTAACATCTTGGCTAAGAATAAGCTTATGAAAACCCATCGAACAGGGAGGGACCGGAGGAGCCATCTTGCCGACCGGCGCCGTTCTAGCGGTAGCACGTCCGGCGAGACAACAGCCTAGAACTTGTCATCCTACTCGAGCGCCGCCTTGTTCCCGGTTTCAGAGCGAGCTCTCCCGACATCTTGCCATCGGCGGCGTGTCCGACGAGACGGCGGCCAtaactcgtcctcctcctctagcATCGCCATGTCCGACAAGATGCCGCATCCATGCTCCCTCCTACCGTGTCGAGGATGGTCGTCTTGGCGGCGTTCTTCCTTTTTCTATATATGGCGGTGATGGCCGTGAGGCCCAAGCAGCGAAGCGTGGTGGCGGTGGACGGCGTACGTGGCCGCTTCGCCGGAGTACACCAGCTGCTGTAGCAGGACCATTACGTACTACATCGTTAATATTAATTGAGTGCGAGTATCACGGGAAAGAGAATTTCTGTATTTGGAATTATTTTCCAAGCGAAAGACACCGAACACCAGGCTGGCTGTGCTCCTTAATTACAAGCAAATCAACCATTTGCACCTGCAGATACGAAAGGAATCCGATAGAATTAATTGCTGGATTCGTGCGGTGATGCTCAAGCCGGCAACGTGGGCTAGCTAGCGGCGAGCGGTGACAGGATCTTCCCTCACACCGTAAGCAAGGCCGCCAGTCCGGCACCACCGCCCGCTAATTAAGCCTACTCTGCAGCCAACAGTAACGTGGCCGTCGCCTCGGCAGGCTCAGCCGTGCATAAGCCAGTAGCGCATCGTCGGGGACTCCGCGCGGACGCCGGACAGTCGCCATTGCGGCCGGCCTTCTCATCGTGAAAATCGAGTTTCCTTAGGTAAAACACGTTTTCACAAAAATATCTCTGGCCCGTTTTTCCAAAAACGCATATTTTAGATGTTACGGAAACCGACTTTTAATTATCCACGGATTTGTTGGTGCACCCAAACAAAGTTTTAGGTTGTTAGCCTCAAAATTGCATTTATCCATAACTGATTCTCTAATCATCTCTTTCTTCTTCAGGAACTCCGGCTGGTGTGGCAAAATGAGGCCATGTTTCTAGAGATAGGGGTGGCTGTGGTCTCTGTCGTGTGCTTGCTCGCGGCCATGACGGCTGTGGCGTGCTTCTTCATGGCAAGGACGCTGTGGCGGTTGGGGTCGCGGGAGGCGGCGCTCCAGGGTGAGCTCATGAGGCAGAAGGAAGCGCTCCAGCAGGCAGAGCGCAAGAGCATGAATAAGAGCAACGCATTCGCGTCAGCCATCCACGACATCCGCTCCTCGCTCGCCGCTGTCGCCGGACTCATTGTTGTCTCCCGGACGGAGGCGCGGGCAAACCCCAACCTCACCTACTACCTCGACCAGATGGAGATTGGCACCAACAAACTCTTTGGTCAGTTCCATACATCCATATATCTCCCTAGGTACCATGCATGCCAAGTATACTTGCCACCTTTTTTTCCAAGATGTGATCCGTCCATGGTAATTTAGCTAATTTATGTAATCACGTCACTACAGATTTGCACGTCATATAAAGTGAGATTGCACAAATAATGAGTTCACAATTTTTATTTGTAAAGTGTGCAATAGTTAAGTTGTACTTTTTTCCAGTAGAAAAAATATAGTCCGCACTTTCTACAGCACGCAGTTTTATTTTGTTCCCAAGAAAGAATATATATATAATGTTTTGAGTAGTTCACGATTTCACATAGATGGTCGCATATTCATGTTAGCCACACCATGTGTTTAGTCTTTGTCTATTAAAGAGCTAGGCTAATATCTTATCAAATGTACGATTCATCTTGGTTGTGTACGTTTTCGGATTTAGAGCACACTGAGACTCCATTTTGGTTATGTATGTACTCGGATGCGCAATAAGTTTCTTTGTTCAACATATGTTAAATTAAGCCCATATATGTAACACGTGTGTTGCAGATATACTTAACACCATACTAGACATGGGCAAGGTGGAGTCCGGGAAGATGCAATTGGAGGAGGTGCAGTTCAGCATGGCCGACGTTCTTGAAGAATCCATGGACATGGCGAACGTCGTCGGTATGTCTAGAGGCATTGAGGTGGTTTGGGACCCATGTGACTTCTCTGTTCTTCGATGCGATGTTGTCATCGGTGACTGCAAGCGCTTCAAACAGATCCTCGACAACCTTCTTGGAAATGCCATCAAGTTTACGCACGACGGCCACGTCGTGCTACGCGCCTGGGCCAACCGCCCTATTGGAAGGAATTCCATGATCAGCACCCCATCTAGGTTCGCCCCCCGCTGGCATGCAAGCATGTTCTGTCGGTGGCTGCTAGGAACGAGGGAAGAAGGTGCAGAACAGAATGCTCGCCGATCACTTCTTCAGAATGATCCTAACGCCATTGAGTTTTACTTTGAGGTAATAGATACAGGTGTTGGGATTCCAAAGGAAAAAAGGGAATCTATGTTTGAAAACTACGTTCAAGTAAATGAAGGGCATGGTGGCACCGGCCTAGGCTTAGGCATCGTCCAATCCATTGTAAGTGGCTTCCATCCTTATATTATTTATTCATGTTAAACTACCACAATTAGAATATTGATTCTAATGCTCTATTTTATTAAGAATTTTCATAGGAAATTTGGAGGATTGTAATTCATAGAAAATTTTCTATGTTTGCTGCTTGATCGTAGGACTTAATAACATAAGGAATTTTTTCTAAGGATTCATTTGCACTATATTGATGATAATTTTTATATCCACTCAACCTTCTTGGAAATGATCCTTTGATTCTTTAGAAAACCCTTTGTTTTTTCTGTGATGCAATCAAAGAAATAAAAATACCAtagaattcaaatgggcatgaaatTGCAATATTGCGTTTTGGAGTCCTGAAAATCCTTTGTTTTTTACTGTGATCCAATCAAACAGTTGTATGACCAGATGCATAAATTATAGACTAGTAAAATTTATACTCATTTTCCTTTTGCAGCTTTAGTAAAACTAACggtatatatattttttctttgtAAATTAGGATGGCTACATATTGATCCAAAAGCTATTTTTTCATTAGGTTTAAAAACTAGAGAAACACTTATGTTGCTTTTGTTAATAACACAACTGCACTGTATTAGTGTACTTTTTGGTTTGGCTATCTATAACTTTGCAGGCTGTGATGTTTTCTAATTTACTTTGCATTTCTTACAATGTTGTTACTTATTTGTTGTTCTTGTTTTGATAAGGTACGTTTGATGGGTGGCGAAATAAGCATCAAGGACAAAGAGCCAGGAGAAGCGGGAACATGCTTCAGATTAAACGTCTTCCTCAAGATCAGTGACGCTGAAGAGCCCATCGAGCACGGGAGGGCGGTGCCATCCCTGTTTAAGGAGCCTGGATGCTTCAAGGGTGGGCAGTGCGTCCTCCTAGTCCATGGGGACGAGACCCGGCGAATCCTCCAGACATGGATGGAGAACGTCGGGATGAAGGTCTGGCCCGTCCCGCGTGCCGAGCTCCTCGCCCATACAATGGAGATGGCACGCGCCGCCGTGGGTGCCTCGCCATCTAGGCCAGCGTCGATATCTTCGTCGCAGGGCGTAAGTGATGACTTGGACGGTGTAGCTGACAGGTGCTTCAGCTCCAAAGAGATGGTCACCCAGGTCCTACGGAACAGCAGCGGCAACCACGCAGGGCACCTCCACCCCTTCGGCCTACTCGTTGTCGTCGACGTCTCCGGTGGGAGGCTCAATGAGATCCTCCAGGAGGCGTCGAGCCTCGCGAGCATCAAGAACCAAGTTCCGTGCAGGGTGGCGTGCATTACTGACCTCAAGACCTCCTCCGAGGATTTGAGGAGGCTCAAGGAGGCGGCAAGCTGCGACATGGACCTGCGCAAGCCGATCCACGGCTCCCGGCTGCGCAAGCTCCTCGAGGTCATGAGAGAGCTCCAGGCGTCTCCGTTTCCGCAACTACATTCGCATCAGGTCGGGATCGCCATCAATGAGGTGCCAGCGGCGGATCAGGCCATTGCCGCGTCATCTGAAATCACAGCTGCGGTGGTAGTGCCCAAGGAGCCGCCCATGCTTGGAGACCATAAGCCTCTGGAGGCCACTGCTGCGTCGTCTGAAACCATTTCTGAAACCACGTCGGCGGCGGCAGTGCCCCAGGAGCTGCCCAAGCTTGAAGATGCCAAGCCACTGGAAGGGAAGCGCGTCCTGTTGGTGGAAGACACGAGAGTGCTGCAGCTTATCCAAAAGAAAATGCTGAGCACTCTGGGTGCAACAGTtgtggtagcagcggatggatcCGAAGCTGTGGCAATATTCATCAATGCTCTTGAGATTGCAAGTGGTGGTGCTGCTTCAGAGGAACGGTTGGTCTTGCCCTACGACGTGATATTCATGGATTGCCAGGTACATTTTCCATTTGTCGATGCCAAGCAAGTCAATTCAATCTTTTGTTTCTGATGACGGTTTTGACACTGCTCGATCTTCTTTGTTGTTTTTAGATGCCGATGATGGACGGCTACGAAGCGACAAAGCGCATTCGCGAGGAAGAAATCCGTTACGGGATCCACACCCCAATCATCGCGCTGACTGCGCACTCTGTGGAGGAGGAGCTGCAGAAGACCATCCAAGCAGGGATGGATCTCCACCTGACTAAGCCAATACAGAAGGAGAAACTCATGGAAGCTGTTCATCGGGTGTGGAAGGAAGATAACTGATGAATGATGATGTTGGTCTCTGGTGGCGGCATCGAGGGCGTGTATGGTTTTCCATTAACTAGATAATACCCCGCGGCGTTGCGGCTAAAATCTTTGTTGTACAAAGCAGTCAAAAAATTAGGCTCATGCTTGTCTTCAGAAAAGAAGATTGAATGCAGAGAATGATCAATTAGTATAAAATCAGTCTCAAGTATACTATATACACCATAATGCGGAGAAATAATAAGTACATATAACTATTGTACAAAATCTGATGCTAGAAAGATGCACGTCGTCCATTTAAATGCAAGAGTGCACGTTCCAGAATTGGATTCTAGTAGTATTTGGTACGCTCAGGTGGTTCCGTTCAATACTGCAAAAACACCTCTATTACTAAGCCCATTTCGTATCGTCAGCTAAATTAAGTTGATGTTCCAATATGAtgagtcactagtagaaaaaggggcatcCGTCTGAGGCTTACGTACCCGTTTGCTTACGAATCGGTATTAAAGGGAGCTTTTATACCGGTTTGTGTGCCCAGGCAGGCGAGGagcatctataccggttcgtgaggggctttcgaaccggttcgtgttacgaaccggtatgaaaggTCTTCCACCCAAATTTCAGGCGCGTGTGGGGCcaggctggacctttggtaccggttcgtaacacgaaccggtactaaagggtgccacCCTATATCACATCGCCTAGCCCGGCCCTGCTGGCTctcattttcttttcttcctctcacactctaaaatattttgcacctctcacactccaataaatctctattttttctccaccattttaacaagattaatgaTATACATCTAt includes:
- the LOC124689366 gene encoding probable histidine kinase 2 codes for the protein MAKEPSSLVVTHKVVDKSPALDVAPDSYVDMLNDTSIDIDSPPLTDYNDYNDDIEKGLEVDEFGEVEDAGSDEKGELQEIEEGAFEGAVAKVKGRAIRTGNYTKFEEVILIKAWEAVSMDVVTGTDQTGKRYWKHIKDKFFNLMPPLASTPTRSNRSLQGHVIPSRWRARWAGCIEAARNSPPSGINAGDWDEIAQRRYKDMPGLKGKPFKFWHCYALLEHNEKWKLREQEAPPPRHKLVELEDAEEDDVLATKKNKKMLDGAKITKDNIKKQGETLEAKKEMMEKKNKEKGAKWNMLQEDATRNADVEERRAHAEKNRAMSKLIAAENATMMMDLAKMDEFHLEWWNHAKMEILTRRREAGRATIVGVAHGATILVVALAYISVSRHVKEETSAAVSSNMYASLDHVVGGMQAILAANHSAFVVADYLAATSNMNRLSRVEQNLFMVFAMQPHVAEMSYAGTDGSAFTYYRGKDSRSKKMFVSRRGKWYKQAVDPVTGSHVGPVAAVVPPKHMRNAAQALADTKSGSLVALGAGLARPSVQMVVFSAPVGDAGVVLASVPIKDVLPITDRAAVGFGTVEAYYSIIDTKHNTSTGYKALVVGSDAKKKKMEDQFLDIKCTTSAIDAPKLELNDVRIGSHQTEYTVACTSFELSRGVHLELRLVWQNEAMFLEIGVAVVSVVCLLAAMTAVACFFMARTLWRLGSREAALQGELMRQKEALQQAERKSMNKSNAFASAIHDIRSSLAAVAGLIVVSRTEARANPNLTYYLDQMEIGTNKLFDILNTILDMGKVESGKMQLEEVQFSMADVLEESMDMANVVGMSRGIEVVWDPCDFSVLRCDVVIGDCKRFKQILDNLLGNAIKFTHDGHVVLRAWANRPIGRNSMISTPSRFAPRWHASMFCRWLLGTREEGAEQNARRSLLQNDPNAIEFYFEVIDTGVGIPKEKRESMFENYVQVNEGHGGTGLGLGIVQSIVRLMGGEISIKDKEPGEAGTCFRLNVFLKISDAEEPIEHGRAVPSLFKEPGCFKGGQCVLLVHGDETRRILQTWMENVGMKVWPVPRAELLAHTMEMARAAVGASPSRPASISSSQGVSDDLDGVADRCFSSKEMVTQVLRNSSGNHAGHLHPFGLLVVVDVSGGRLNEILQEASSLASIKNQVPCRVACITDLKTSSEDLRRLKEAASCDMDLRKPIHGSRLRKLLEVMRELQASPFPQLHSHQVGIAINEVPAADQAIAASSEITAAATAASSETISETTSAAAVPQELPKLEDAKPLEGKRVLLVEDTRVLQLIQKKMLSTLGATVVVAADGSEAVAIFINALEIASGGAASEERLVLPYDVIFMDCQMPMMDGYEATKRIREEEIRYGIHTPIIALTAHSVEEELQKTIQAGMDLHLTKPIQKEKLMEAVHRVWKEDN